The genomic region CAGTACAAAGTTGAAGAAGGCATGGAACTTTACACAGAAAAATTAAACGGATATGAACCAGGTTCAGAAGTTATATTAGATAAGGTTTTATTCGTAAAAAGTGATTCTGCAAAAATAGGAAAACCTTATGTAGAAAACGCTAAGGTTGTTGCTGAAGTTGTAGAACACGGAAAAGATAAAAAAGTATTAGTTGTAAAGTTCCAAGGAAGAAAAAATTATAGAAGAAAAAAAGGACATCGCCAACACTACACAGCTTTAAAAATCAAAAAAATTGAAGCATGATAGATGTAAAATTTAATTTTAAGAAAAAATTTGTTGAAATTAAAGGACATGCTGAATTTGATGAATTTGGAAAAGATATTGTTTGTAGTGCTGTAAGCGTATTAACTCAATTTGTAGCTGAAATAATCAAAAATGAAAAAAATGGTAATTACAAGAAAAAAGATGGTTATTTAAAAATTAGCTGGAAAGATAATGAAATGTCTGATAAATTGATTATGTATTTACACGATGCATTAAAAGGTATTGAAAAAAGTTATCCCGATAACTTGAAAGTGGAGGTGAATAAATAATGAAAATAAATCTTCAGCTCTTTTCTTCTAAAAAGAGTGGAGGTACAGCAAAAAACGGAAGAGATTCCAAACCAAAGTACCTCGGAGTTAAAAAAAGTGATGGTCAAAAGGTAATTCCAGGAAACATTATTGTTAGACAAAGAGGAACACATTTCCACCCAGGTAATAATGTAGGTATGGGAAAAGATCATACAATATTTGCTAAAATAGAAGGTTATGTAAAATTTGAAAAGAAAAACAACAGAAGATTAATTAGCGTTTATCCCGAAAGATAAGTTGGTGATAGCATGAGCCGTGTAAAAATTTTATCCACGGCAGGAATATTAGGGGCTTTGTCTGTATTATTAATGTTTTTAGAATTCCCTATTTTTCCTTTCGCAAATTTTTTAAAGTTTGATCCAAGTGCTTTACTAATTATTGCATCTTTGTTTTTATTTGATTGGAAAACAGCTATGTTTTCATTAATAACAAAAGATCTTGTTTTTTACTTTGTAAAATCAGGAGATTTAATTGGAGTTTCAATGGATTTTGTTGCTATTTTTACTTTTATATCTATAATTTCTATCTTTAGATTAAACATAAATAAATATATTAAATATGTTGTAGCAGCGTTTTGTGTTGGAATTGCAATGGT from Marinitoga aeolica harbors:
- a CDS encoding ribosomal-processing cysteine protease Prp; this encodes MIDVKFNFKKKFVEIKGHAEFDEFGKDIVCSAVSVLTQFVAEIIKNEKNGNYKKKDGYLKISWKDNEMSDKLIMYLHDALKGIEKSYPDNLKVEVNK
- the rplU gene encoding 50S ribosomal protein L21 translates to MYAIIEVGGKQYKVEEGMELYTEKLNGYEPGSEVILDKVLFVKSDSAKIGKPYVENAKVVAEVVEHGKDKKVLVVKFQGRKNYRRKKGHRQHYTALKIKKIEA
- a CDS encoding ECF transporter S component, producing MSRVKILSTAGILGALSVLLMFLEFPIFPFANFLKFDPSALLIIASLFLFDWKTAMFSLITKDLVFYFVKSGDLIGVSMDFVAIFTFISIISIFRLNINKYIKYVVAAFCVGIAMVLMNMAIIPIYFKMSFSDAAKYFGLTPWTLIITIVSFNLIKFIANAILGDLLYKRIKNFFS
- the rpmA gene encoding 50S ribosomal protein L27: MMKINLQLFSSKKSGGTAKNGRDSKPKYLGVKKSDGQKVIPGNIIVRQRGTHFHPGNNVGMGKDHTIFAKIEGYVKFEKKNNRRLISVYPER